CCGGTCAATACGACGCTGTTTTCCTTCCTGCTGTTGCCTTCGATGTATGGGGCCGGGACTTACGAGGCTGCCATTATATGGACCTGGCCCGGAACTGTCCCATAAAATTGGAATTAGTTTAAAAATGAAAAAAATGTATTACATTAAGAATATTTTCTTATTTGGAGCAGGATAATTGCTTAGTATGTTGAAATAAAACTAAATTTTATTTTTAAAATTATTCATTAAATTGTTGATAAAATTTTGTTGTAAAGGAGAGTTGAGACGAGTGTTACACCCGGAGATTGAAACCATGTCAAGAGAAGGTATTCGGGAACTACAGGGTATACGTTTGCAGGAAACTGTTCGGCGTGTTTACGACAACGTGCCTTTTTACCAAAAGGCTTTTCGGGAAATAGGTTTGGAACCCGGCGATATCAAAAGTGTGGATGATTTAAGCAAATTACCTTTTACTGTTAAACAGGACTTAAGGGATAATTATCCATTTGATCTGTTTGCGGTACCTAAATCCGAACTGGTACGGGTACACGCTTCTTCCGGAACTACCGGTAAGCCGATAGTGGTAGGTTATACCCAAAATGACATTAATAACTGGGCAGACCTGATGGCCCGTTGTTTTGCCATGGCGGGAGCTACAAAAGATGATACGGTGCAAATTGCTTACGGCTATGGATTATTTACCGGCGGTCTTGGCTGTCATTATGGGGCTGAAAGACTGGGGGCTACAGTTGTCCCCATTTCCGGTGGGAATACCAAGCGGCAGTTAATGCTCATGCAGGATTTCGGCACGACAGTTTTGGCTTGTACGCCTTCTTATGCTCTCTATTTAGCTGAAGAGGCTGTCCATATGGGTATTGATTTACCGGCCAGTCAGCTGCGGATCGGGGTCTTTGGCGCGGAACCCTGGTCCGATAACATGCGCAAGGAACTGGAAAACAAGATGGGGATTGATGCTTATAACATATATGGACTGAGCGAAGTAATTGGGCCCGGCGTTTCTATGGAATGCCAGTGCAAAAACGGGATGCATATCAATGAAGATTACTTTATTGCCGAGGTGGTGGATCCCGAGACTTTGGAGCCGCTCCCATACGGACAGAAAGGTGAACTTGTATTTACTTCTTTGCTTAAGGAAGCCTTTCCTGTTATCAGGTACAGGACCAGAGACATTTCGGTATTAATTGAAGAAAAATGTGACTGCGGTCGGACTTTTGTTCGCATGGAGAGGGTAGCAGGCAGAACCGATGATATGCTTATCATCCGCGGTGTCAACGTATTTCCGTCGCAAATTGAAAGTGTGTTGTTGGCTATTGGCGAGACAGAGCCCCATTACCAGCTGGTTGTAGACCGTAAAGGAGCAATGGATGACCTGGAAATCTGGGTTGAGGTATCTGATAAGATGTTCTCCGATGAAATTAGACGACTGGAAGAATTGGAGCGCAAACTGCGCAACGAAATTCAGAGCGTCTTGGGAATTTCCGCCAAGATTAAGCTGGTTGAGCCCAGAACCATTCCTAGAAGCGAAGGTAAGGCAAAACGCATAGTGGATAAAAGGGAGTTATAATCAACAAAGGGATTCAGCTTTGGTTAAGAGAGTTTTTAATTAAACCCGGCCAAAATATCTTTGTAAGGAGGGATTTATATGAAAGTTAAGCAAATTTCGGTGTTCCTGGAAAACAAGTCCGGTAGATTGGCGAATGTGACTGAAATATTGGGGCGGAACAACATCAATATAAGAGCGCTATCCATTGCTGACACATCCGATTTTGGAATTCTTCGCCTGATTGTGAACAAACCTGATGAGGCTTATGCTTGTCTTAAGAAGGCCGGTTTTACAGTCAGCGCTACG
This is a stretch of genomic DNA from Thermincola ferriacetica. It encodes these proteins:
- a CDS encoding phenylacetate--CoA ligase family protein, whose protein sequence is MSREGIRELQGIRLQETVRRVYDNVPFYQKAFREIGLEPGDIKSVDDLSKLPFTVKQDLRDNYPFDLFAVPKSELVRVHASSGTTGKPIVVGYTQNDINNWADLMARCFAMAGATKDDTVQIAYGYGLFTGGLGCHYGAERLGATVVPISGGNTKRQLMLMQDFGTTVLACTPSYALYLAEEAVHMGIDLPASQLRIGVFGAEPWSDNMRKELENKMGIDAYNIYGLSEVIGPGVSMECQCKNGMHINEDYFIAEVVDPETLEPLPYGQKGELVFTSLLKEAFPVIRYRTRDISVLIEEKCDCGRTFVRMERVAGRTDDMLIIRGVNVFPSQIESVLLAIGETEPHYQLVVDRKGAMDDLEIWVEVSDKMFSDEIRRLEELERKLRNEIQSVLGISAKIKLVEPRTIPRSEGKAKRIVDKREL